The proteins below are encoded in one region of Chelonia mydas isolate rCheMyd1 chromosome 11, rCheMyd1.pri.v2, whole genome shotgun sequence:
- the LOC119567343 gene encoding LOW QUALITY PROTEIN: zinc finger protein RFP-like (The sequence of the model RefSeq protein was modified relative to this genomic sequence to represent the inferred CDS: deleted 1 base in 1 codon), giving the protein MAAANPAKTLQDELTCPICLEYFQDPVSLVSDHNFCRACITQCWESLDTEVSCPQCREAFPQRNLRLNKKLRNVAEAVRELRLQSVKEPEAETLCEKHKEPLKLFCKKDKILICVVCDKSKEHRDHSVIPAEEVAAEEFKEKIQAHLQTLREEREKFLGFKVTGEKRSQEYLKQTQAERQKIACQFQQLRQFLEEQERLLLAQLDQLDKEIVNIQNDYFTKLSTKISHLSELISEMEGKGQESASEFLQDIGSTLSRCEKGKLQKSVEISPELEKGLSNFSQKYIALRETLRMFKATLPSELETKREKSLGSRRLANVTLDPDTAHPRLMVSEDRKSVSYSYTRQDLPNNPERFDTRVCVLGCEGFTSGRHYWEVEVKDEGTWAVGVARESVWRKGGRTRNPEDRIWAVAWYMNTFCAVSSSETPLSLSRDLRFIRVSVDYEQGQVIFANADNDDPIFTFSTTSFDGDRIYPWFRVGQRSQFSLCH; this is encoded by the exons TcacccagtgctgggagagcttgGATACAGAGgtctcctgccctcagtgcagagagGCCTTTCCCCAGAGGAACCTCAGACTTAACAAGAAGCTCAGGAATGTTGCAGAAGCAGTCAGAGAATTGAGGTTGCAGTCAGTGAAGGAACCAGAAGCAGAGACATTGTGTGAGAAACACAAGGAGCCTCTGAAACTGTTCTGCAAAAAGGATAAAATCCTCATCTGTGTCGTGTGTGACAAATCCAAGGAGCACAGAGATCACTCTGTGATTCCTGCAGAGGAGGTTGCTGCTGAAGAATTCAAG GAAAAGATCCAGGCCCATTTGCAGACtctgagggaggagagagaaaagtttCTGGGCTTTAAAGTGACTGGAGAGAAGAGGAGCCAGGAGTATCTG AAACAGACCCAGGCCGAGAGGCAGAAGATTGCATGTCAATTTCAGCAACTGCGGCAGTTCCTGGAGGAACAAGAGCGactcctgctggcccagctggaCCAGTTGGACAAGGAGATTGTGAACATACAGAATGACTATTTCACTAAACTTTCTACGAAGATTTCCCATCTCAGTGAGCTGATCAGTGAGATGGAGGGGAAGGGTCAGGAGTCAGCGagtgaattcctgcag GACATTGGAAGCACCTTGAGCAG gtgtgagaaggggaagctccagaagtcagtggagatttCTCCTGAACTGGAAAAGGGGCTCAGCAATTTCTCCCAGAAATATATTGCTCTTAGGGAGACTCTGAGGATGTTCAAAG CCACTCTGCCATCTGAACTGGAGACAAAAAGAGAGAAATCCCTAGGATCCCGCAGACTGG caaatgtgactctggatccagacacagCTCATCCCCGACTGATGGTGTCTGAGGATCGGAAAAGTGTGAGCTATAGTTACACCCGGCAGGATCTGCCCAACAATCCGGAGAGATTTGATACTAGAGTCTGTGTGCTGGGCTGCGAGGGATTCACCTCGGGGAGAcattactgggaggtggaggtgaaggATGAGGgaacctgggctgtgggggtggccagagagtctgtgtggaggaagggagggagaaccCGTAACCCTGAGGACAGGATCTGGGCTGTGGCTTGGTATATGAATACGTTCTGCGCTGTCTCCTCCTCTGAGACGCCTCTGTCGCTGAGTCGTGATCTCAGGTTTATCCGGGTTTCTGTGGACTATGAACAGGGGCAAGTGATATTTGCCAATGCTGATAATGATGACCCAATCTTCACTTTCTCAACAACCTCTTTTGATGGGGATAGAATCTATCCCTGGTTCCGGGTGGGGCAGAGATCCCAGTTCAGCCTGTGTCACTGA